A window from Symbiopectobacterium purcellii encodes these proteins:
- a CDS encoding PLP-dependent aminotransferase family protein: MAKFEQLACQMRKQLQEGIWQPGDKLPSLREKSIHSGMSLMTVLRAYQLLESQGLLISRPQSGYYAAPQLAAPPLDSASAVNVQARVELTEDVDVNAFIFDVLQASKSPSVVPFGSAFPDPHLFPQRQLTRSLASVARRMQPRNALDNLPPGNEQLRKHIAQRYALQGIAVSPDEIVITAGAMESLNLSLQALTVPGDYVAIESPAFYGALQAIERFKLKAIAIATDPQHGIDLDALHQALNDYPIKACWLMTNFHNPLGCTLSWENKQRLVAMLEKYGVGLVEDDVYGELYSGLQRPLPAKALDGKGLILHCSSFSKNLMTGFRIGWVAAGQHARNIQRLQLMSTLSASAPMQLAIAEYLATSSYDSHLRHLRKTLEQRKNAAIQSLQSYLPYDVTIYPSRGSYFLWLELPPGLSSTTLYWQALEKGISIAPGKMFTTGDKYDRHFRLNVSYEWDERCEQSVKALAALIQQQIKAMHSMKI, translated from the coding sequence ATGGCCAAGTTCGAGCAATTAGCTTGCCAGATGCGAAAGCAACTGCAGGAGGGGATCTGGCAACCCGGTGACAAGCTTCCGTCACTGCGAGAAAAGTCGATTCACTCTGGTATGAGTCTGATGACGGTACTACGAGCCTATCAATTATTAGAAAGCCAGGGACTGCTTATATCACGCCCACAATCTGGGTATTACGCCGCGCCGCAGTTAGCCGCACCGCCGCTTGATAGCGCCTCCGCCGTAAATGTACAGGCTCGTGTGGAATTGACGGAAGATGTTGACGTTAATGCGTTTATTTTTGATGTGCTTCAAGCCAGCAAGTCTCCCTCTGTCGTTCCTTTTGGCTCAGCATTCCCTGATCCACATCTTTTTCCTCAACGACAATTAACCCGCTCTTTGGCTTCAGTCGCGCGCCGCATGCAGCCACGAAATGCTCTGGATAATCTTCCCCCTGGCAACGAGCAGCTAAGAAAACACATCGCTCAGCGCTACGCATTACAAGGTATTGCCGTTTCACCCGATGAAATCGTCATTACCGCCGGCGCGATGGAATCACTCAATTTGAGTCTTCAGGCACTGACGGTGCCGGGAGATTATGTCGCTATCGAATCGCCTGCCTTTTACGGTGCATTACAGGCCATCGAGCGTTTTAAGCTTAAGGCGATTGCAATAGCCACCGATCCACAACACGGCATAGATCTTGATGCGCTGCATCAGGCGTTGAATGACTATCCCATTAAAGCCTGCTGGCTGATGACCAATTTCCATAACCCGCTCGGCTGCACGCTGTCATGGGAAAATAAACAGCGGCTAGTGGCGATGTTGGAAAAATATGGCGTGGGATTGGTTGAAGATGATGTTTACGGTGAACTGTACTCTGGATTACAGCGGCCGTTACCCGCAAAGGCATTAGACGGCAAAGGGTTGATCCTGCACTGTTCTTCGTTTTCCAAAAATCTGATGACTGGTTTCCGAATCGGTTGGGTGGCGGCCGGCCAACATGCCAGGAATATCCAGCGTTTACAGCTGATGAGCACGCTCTCTGCCAGTGCTCCTATGCAGTTAGCTATCGCAGAATACCTTGCAACAAGCAGCTATGACAGTCACCTACGCCATCTTCGCAAGACGTTAGAACAACGCAAAAATGCGGCGATCCAATCACTCCAGAGCTATCTCCCTTATGACGTTACTATTTACCCTTCCCGCGGCAGCTATTTCCTTTGGTTAGAATTACCTCCCGGTCTCAGCAGCACCACGCTTTACTGGCAAGCGCTAGAGAAAGGGATCAGTATCGCCCCCGGAAAAATGTTCACGACCGGCGACAAATACGATCGCCATTTCCGGTTAAATGTTTCCTATGAATGGGATGAGCGCTGCGAGCAAAGCGTAAAGGCATTAGCAGCACTCATTCAGCAACAAATAAAAGCCATGCACAGTATGAAAATATAA
- a CDS encoding fimbrial protein: MSNPRNLLALRCYLGFTECNIDTFQNVAIQFLGTEDTHLPGRLALDSSSGAKGVAIGIYYGNSLVTINKNSAWIPLQVGDNTIPFSARIERTADDTLQSGDYTATAHFKLSYL; encoded by the coding sequence ATGAGTAATCCCAGAAATCTGCTCGCACTGCGGTGCTACTTAGGTTTTACTGAATGCAATATCGACACCTTTCAAAATGTCGCCATTCAGTTTTTAGGCACCGAAGACACGCACCTTCCCGGTCGACTGGCCTTGGATAGCAGTTCGGGTGCCAAAGGGGTGGCGATTGGAATTTATTACGGCAATAGCCTGGTTACCATCAACAAAAACTCAGCGTGGATCCCCTTGCAGGTTGGTGATAATACCATTCCCTTTTCGGCCCGGATTGAAAGAACGGCAGACGATACACTGCAATCCGGTGACTACACGGCAACGGCACACTTCAAGCTAAGCTATCTCTGA
- a CDS encoding type 1 fimbrial protein, whose protein sequence is MRAWFLCGALLSWAGFSLPTAMASSAINTGVIHIVGTIVEPPCDISTQSQQVTAQCFRQGQQHTLTLAKLTQPHTLPQGVGYIAPLSLSETVKVVVISYQ, encoded by the coding sequence ATGAGAGCATGGTTTTTGTGTGGCGCACTTCTGTCATGGGCGGGTTTTTCACTGCCCACCGCGATGGCCTCTTCAGCCATCAATACCGGCGTTATTCATATCGTTGGCACCATTGTTGAACCCCCTTGTGATATTTCAACGCAATCACAGCAGGTGACGGCGCAGTGTTTCCGGCAAGGACAACAGCACACGCTCACCCTTGCCAAGCTAACGCAACCGCACACGTTGCCCCAGGGCGTGGGCTATATTGCCCCCCTGTCCTTAAGCGAAACGGTCAAAGTCGTGGTGATCAGTTACCAATAG
- a CDS encoding DUF2501 domain-containing protein — protein MNLINRTLYCTVFSSLLMTGNLEAANWQDTLSSAASQLGQNGGSTTNLTGLLGGGTQALSAGSMGNAAGILQYCIKQKLVSATNTENIKDKLLDKLGLNSAEKQKQTDYTQGMAGMLQTKDGQALNLNNIGSTPLAEKVKTKACDLVLKQGIAFLS, from the coding sequence ATGAATCTGATAAATCGCACCCTATACTGCACCGTTTTTTCCAGCCTGTTAATGACCGGAAACCTTGAAGCCGCCAACTGGCAGGATACGTTGTCCAGTGCTGCCAGCCAGCTTGGGCAAAACGGGGGTTCAACCACCAATTTGACCGGGTTACTCGGTGGTGGTACGCAGGCATTGAGTGCGGGTAGCATGGGCAATGCTGCGGGTATTTTGCAGTACTGCATCAAGCAGAAGCTGGTATCTGCTACCAATACTGAAAATATCAAAGATAAATTGCTCGATAAATTGGGGCTGAACAGCGCGGAAAAACAGAAACAAACGGATTACACCCAGGGAATGGCTGGGATGTTGCAGACCAAGGATGGACAGGCGCTAAACCTTAACAATATCGGTAGCACCCCGTTGGCCGAAAAAGTCAAAACCAAAGCTTGTGATTTGGTGCTAAAGCAAGGGATCGCCTTTCTTTCCTGA
- a CDS encoding anaerobic C4-dicarboxylate transporter, with protein MLVVELFVVLLAIYLGSRLGSIGIGFAGGLGVLVLTLGLHIKPGAIPFDVIEIIMAVIAAIAAMQVAGGMDYLVSLAEKLLRRQPKYVTFLAPLVTYFMTLLAGTGHTAFSTLPVIAEVAKEQGIRPSRPLSIAVVASQVAITASPISAAVVFAAGILEPHGVSYLMLLGICIPTTLAAVLLTAVVTNFLGKELKDDEVYQQRIKNGEVSVRTASALEIKPGAKLSVLLFLLGIVAVVGYATAISDTVKLIANPVLPRNEAIVVFMLTIATLIAITCKIDTSKVLSASTFKSGMSACVCVMGVAWLGDTFVKAHINDIQSTAGALLQGYPWMLAVVLFFASMLLYSQAATAKALLPAALVLGVSPVTVVASFAAVSALFVLPTYPTLLAAVEMDDTGSTRIGKYVFNHAFLVPGVLTITLSVVFGFVVGNIVL; from the coding sequence ATGCTTGTCGTGGAACTCTTTGTCGTTCTGCTTGCCATTTATCTAGGATCTCGTCTTGGTAGCATCGGTATCGGCTTTGCCGGTGGGTTAGGGGTGCTGGTGCTGACGCTGGGTCTTCATATCAAACCGGGCGCCATACCGTTTGATGTGATCGAAATCATTATGGCGGTGATCGCCGCCATTGCGGCCATGCAGGTAGCAGGAGGCATGGATTATCTGGTCAGTCTGGCGGAGAAATTGTTACGTCGTCAGCCTAAATATGTCACCTTCCTCGCGCCACTGGTTACCTACTTTATGACGCTGCTGGCGGGCACCGGCCATACCGCCTTCTCAACGTTGCCGGTGATCGCGGAAGTGGCGAAAGAGCAGGGGATTCGTCCGTCGCGTCCGCTCTCTATCGCGGTCGTCGCTTCGCAGGTGGCGATCACCGCTTCGCCAATTTCTGCGGCGGTGGTTTTTGCTGCCGGTATTCTGGAACCGCACGGCGTCAGTTATCTGATGCTGCTGGGAATATGCATCCCTACCACACTTGCTGCGGTGCTGTTGACGGCGGTTGTCACCAACTTTCTGGGTAAAGAGCTGAAAGATGATGAAGTCTATCAACAGCGGATTAAAAATGGCGAAGTGTCAGTGCGCACCGCCAGTGCGTTGGAGATCAAGCCGGGGGCAAAATTGTCGGTGTTGCTGTTCCTGCTTGGGATTGTTGCCGTGGTGGGTTATGCCACGGCAATCAGCGATACGGTGAAGCTGATTGCTAACCCGGTGTTGCCGCGTAACGAAGCTATTGTGGTGTTCATGCTAACCATCGCTACGCTCATTGCCATCACCTGTAAAATTGATACCAGCAAAGTACTTTCTGCCAGCACCTTTAAATCGGGTATGAGTGCTTGCGTGTGCGTGATGGGCGTTGCCTGGTTGGGGGATACCTTTGTCAAAGCGCACATCAATGATATCCAGAGTACTGCGGGTGCGTTGCTGCAAGGTTATCCCTGGATGTTGGCCGTGGTGCTGTTCTTTGCATCGATGCTGCTCTATTCCCAGGCGGCGACGGCGAAAGCATTGCTGCCCGCCGCGCTGGTGCTTGGCGTTTCCCCGGTCACGGTGGTCGCTTCCTTTGCCGCGGTATCAGCCCTGTTTGTCCTGCCAACCTACCCGACCTTGCTGGCGGCGGTGGAAATGGATGACACCGGTTCGACCCGCATCGGCAAGTATGTTTTTAACCACGCATTTCTGGTGCCAGGGGTGTTAACGATTACGCTTTCCGTGGTATTCGGTTTTGTGGTCGGTAATATCGTGCTGTAA